A genomic segment from Segniliparus rotundus DSM 44985 encodes:
- a CDS encoding peptidoglycan-binding domain-containing protein → MPVTRQRLLRLWVFAALRSGNPYVYGGSFAEDPRASTDCSGAVFSAAAILSGLDPHRRWGSTETLRLARLNNQPAPCGLVPAASKDAVPADAPLKVGVMHGEGGGAASHTACSFFLGGRRFDFESRGTPGVLLDSGARGWDDPIFTDFWFLPGPVLDDPSAWPLPPGVVYGPLEGTETQLSGRAGEPAAWTGALREFQRAAGGPETGVYDPATLRAAEEAQAATGQPVTGLVDEAVWRAARAAEHGPAPSDDGPPAVWADVSEWQGAALDDSCPHPVFCFRTNDGGHRDLKAIANARAAKAMLDAGRLRCVIA, encoded by the coding sequence ATGCCTGTCACCCGCCAACGCCTCCTGCGATTGTGGGTGTTCGCCGCCCTGCGCTCCGGCAACCCCTACGTGTACGGCGGCAGCTTCGCCGAAGACCCCCGCGCGTCCACGGACTGCTCGGGGGCGGTGTTCAGCGCGGCCGCGATCCTCTCGGGCCTGGACCCGCACCGGCGTTGGGGCTCGACGGAGACGCTGCGCCTGGCCCGCCTCAACAACCAGCCCGCGCCGTGCGGGCTCGTCCCCGCCGCGAGCAAGGACGCGGTCCCCGCTGACGCGCCGCTGAAAGTCGGAGTCATGCACGGGGAGGGCGGGGGCGCCGCGAGCCACACCGCGTGCTCGTTCTTCCTCGGCGGGCGCCGGTTCGACTTCGAGAGCCGGGGCACGCCCGGCGTGCTGCTCGACTCGGGGGCGCGGGGCTGGGACGACCCTATTTTCACGGACTTCTGGTTCTTGCCCGGACCCGTGCTCGACGACCCGAGCGCGTGGCCGCTGCCGCCAGGTGTGGTGTACGGGCCGCTGGAGGGCACAGAGACGCAGCTCTCCGGGCGAGCCGGGGAGCCCGCCGCGTGGACGGGCGCGCTGCGCGAATTCCAACGCGCGGCCGGAGGCCCCGAGACCGGGGTCTACGACCCCGCCACCCTCCGCGCGGCCGAGGAGGCGCAAGCCGCGACGGGACAGCCGGTCACAGGTTTGGTGGACGAGGCCGTCTGGCGCGCGGCACGCGCCGCCGAACACGGCCCGGCCCCGTCCGACGACGGGCCGCCCGCTGTGTGGGCGGACGTGTCCGAATGGCAGGGCGCGGCCCTGGACGACTCCTGCCCGCACCCCGTCTTCTGCTTCCGCACCAACGACGGCGGCCACCGTGACCTGAAAGCAATCGCGAACGCGCGCGCCGCCAAGGCGATGCTCGACGCCGGGCGCCTGCGCTGCGTGATCGCCTAA